In one window of Lynx canadensis isolate LIC74 chromosome B3, mLynCan4.pri.v2, whole genome shotgun sequence DNA:
- the BNIP2 gene encoding BCL2/adenovirus E1B 19 kDa protein-interacting protein 2 isoform X1, whose product MEGVELKEEWQDEDFPIPLPEDDSMEADILAVTGPESQPELNGNKVRKKLMAPDISLTLDPSDGSVLSDDLDESGEIDLDGLDTPSENSNEFEWEDDLPKPKTTEIIRKGSITEYTAAEEKEDGRRWRMFRIGEQDHRVDMKAIEPYKKVISHGGYYGDGLNAIVVFAVCFMPESGQPNYRYLMDNLFKYVIGTLELLVAENYMIVYLNGATTRRKMPSLGWLRKCYQQIDRRLRKNLKSLIIVHPSWFIRTLLAVTRPFISSKFSQKIRYVFNLAELAELVPMEYVGIPECIKQYEEEKLKKKQKRVDQELNGKQDEPKSEQ is encoded by the exons ATGGAAGGTGTGGAACTTAAGGAAGAATGGCAAGATGAAGATTTTCCAAT ACCTTTACCAGAGGATGATAGTATGGAAGCAGATATATTAGCTGTAACTGGACCAGAGAGCCAGCCTG AACTTAATGGAAATAAGGTGAGAAAGAAACTCATGGCCCCAGACATTAGCCTGACCCTGGATCCTAGtgatggctctgtgctgtcagatgaTTTGGATGAAAGTGGAGAGATTGACTTAGATGGCTTAGACACGCCATCAGAGAACAGTAATGAATTTGAGTGGGAAG ATGATCTTCCAAAGCCCAAAACTACTGAAATTATTAGGAAAGGCTCAATTACCGAATACACAGcagcagaggaaaaagaagatggaCGACGCTGGCGTATGTTCAGAATTGGAGAACAGGACCACAGGGTTGATATGAAGGCAATTGAACCCTATAAAAAAGTTATCAGCCACGGAG GATATTATGGCGATGGATTAAATGCCATTGTTGTGTTTGCTGTATGTTTTATGCCTGAAAGTGGTCAACCCAACTATCGATACCTGATGGACAATCTCTTTAA gtATGTTATTGGCACTTTGGAGCTGTTAGTAGCAGAAAACTACATGATAGTTTATTTAAATGGTGCTACAACTCGAAGAAAAATGCCCAGTCTGGGATGGCTCAGGAAATGCTATCAGCAAATTGATAGAAG gtTACGGAAAAATCTAAAATCACTAATCATTGTACATCCCTCATGGTTTATCAGAACACTTCTAGCTGTTACAAGACCCTTTATTAG CTCAAAATTCAGCCAAAAAATTAGATACGTCTTTAATTTGGCAGAACTAGCGGAACTTGTCCCCATGGAATATGTTGGCATACCAGAATGCATAAAaca GTAtgaagaagaaaagttaaaaaagaaacaaaaaag AGTTGATCAAGAGCTTAATGGAAAACAGGATGAACCGAAAAGTGAACAGTAA
- the BNIP2 gene encoding BCL2/adenovirus E1B 19 kDa protein-interacting protein 2 isoform X2: MEGVELKEEWQDEDFPIPLPEDDSMEADILAVTGPESQPELNGNKVRKKLMAPDISLTLDPSDGSVLSDDLDESGEIDLDGLDTPSENSNEFEWEDDLPKPKTTEIIRKGSITEYTAAEEKEDGRRWRMFRIGEQDHRVDMKAIEPYKKVISHGGYYGDGLNAIVVFAVCFMPESGQPNYRYLMDNLFKYVIGTLELLVAENYMIVYLNGATTRRKMPSLGWLRKCYQQIDRRLRKNLKSLIIVHPSWFIRTLLAVTRPFISSKFSQKIRYVFNLAELAELVPMEYVGIPECIKQVDQELNGKQDEPKSEQ, from the exons ATGGAAGGTGTGGAACTTAAGGAAGAATGGCAAGATGAAGATTTTCCAAT ACCTTTACCAGAGGATGATAGTATGGAAGCAGATATATTAGCTGTAACTGGACCAGAGAGCCAGCCTG AACTTAATGGAAATAAGGTGAGAAAGAAACTCATGGCCCCAGACATTAGCCTGACCCTGGATCCTAGtgatggctctgtgctgtcagatgaTTTGGATGAAAGTGGAGAGATTGACTTAGATGGCTTAGACACGCCATCAGAGAACAGTAATGAATTTGAGTGGGAAG ATGATCTTCCAAAGCCCAAAACTACTGAAATTATTAGGAAAGGCTCAATTACCGAATACACAGcagcagaggaaaaagaagatggaCGACGCTGGCGTATGTTCAGAATTGGAGAACAGGACCACAGGGTTGATATGAAGGCAATTGAACCCTATAAAAAAGTTATCAGCCACGGAG GATATTATGGCGATGGATTAAATGCCATTGTTGTGTTTGCTGTATGTTTTATGCCTGAAAGTGGTCAACCCAACTATCGATACCTGATGGACAATCTCTTTAA gtATGTTATTGGCACTTTGGAGCTGTTAGTAGCAGAAAACTACATGATAGTTTATTTAAATGGTGCTACAACTCGAAGAAAAATGCCCAGTCTGGGATGGCTCAGGAAATGCTATCAGCAAATTGATAGAAG gtTACGGAAAAATCTAAAATCACTAATCATTGTACATCCCTCATGGTTTATCAGAACACTTCTAGCTGTTACAAGACCCTTTATTAG CTCAAAATTCAGCCAAAAAATTAGATACGTCTTTAATTTGGCAGAACTAGCGGAACTTGTCCCCATGGAATATGTTGGCATACCAGAATGCATAAAaca AGTTGATCAAGAGCTTAATGGAAAACAGGATGAACCGAAAAGTGAACAGTAA
- the BNIP2 gene encoding BCL2/adenovirus E1B 19 kDa protein-interacting protein 2 isoform X4 gives MEGVELKEEWQDEDFPIPLPEDDSMEADILAVTGPESQPELNGNKVRKKLMAPDISLTLDPSDGSVLSDDLDESGEIDLDGLDTPSENSNEFEWEDDLPKPKTTEIIRKGSITEYTAAEEKEDGRRWRMFRIGEQDHRVDMKAIEPYKKVISHGGYYGDGLNAIVVFAVCFMPESGQPNYRYLMDNLFKYVIGTLELLVAENYMIVYLNGATTRRKMPSLGWLRKCYQQIDRRVDQELNGKQDEPKSEQ, from the exons ATGGAAGGTGTGGAACTTAAGGAAGAATGGCAAGATGAAGATTTTCCAAT ACCTTTACCAGAGGATGATAGTATGGAAGCAGATATATTAGCTGTAACTGGACCAGAGAGCCAGCCTG AACTTAATGGAAATAAGGTGAGAAAGAAACTCATGGCCCCAGACATTAGCCTGACCCTGGATCCTAGtgatggctctgtgctgtcagatgaTTTGGATGAAAGTGGAGAGATTGACTTAGATGGCTTAGACACGCCATCAGAGAACAGTAATGAATTTGAGTGGGAAG ATGATCTTCCAAAGCCCAAAACTACTGAAATTATTAGGAAAGGCTCAATTACCGAATACACAGcagcagaggaaaaagaagatggaCGACGCTGGCGTATGTTCAGAATTGGAGAACAGGACCACAGGGTTGATATGAAGGCAATTGAACCCTATAAAAAAGTTATCAGCCACGGAG GATATTATGGCGATGGATTAAATGCCATTGTTGTGTTTGCTGTATGTTTTATGCCTGAAAGTGGTCAACCCAACTATCGATACCTGATGGACAATCTCTTTAA gtATGTTATTGGCACTTTGGAGCTGTTAGTAGCAGAAAACTACATGATAGTTTATTTAAATGGTGCTACAACTCGAAGAAAAATGCCCAGTCTGGGATGGCTCAGGAAATGCTATCAGCAAATTGATAGAAG AGTTGATCAAGAGCTTAATGGAAAACAGGATGAACCGAAAAGTGAACAGTAA
- the BNIP2 gene encoding BCL2/adenovirus E1B 19 kDa protein-interacting protein 2 isoform X3 produces MEGVELKEEWQDEDFPIPLPEDDSMEADILAVTGPESQPELNGNKVRKKLMAPDISLTLDPSDGSVLSDDLDESGEIDLDGLDTPSENSNEFEWEDDLPKPKTTEIIRKGSITEYTAAEEKEDGRRWRMFRIGEQDHRVDMKAIEPYKKVISHGGYYGDGLNAIVVFAVCFMPESGQPNYRYLMDNLFKYVIGTLELLVAENYMIVYLNGATTRRKMPSLGWLRKCYQQIDRSSKFSQKIRYVFNLAELAELVPMEYVGIPECIKQYEEEKLKKKQKRVDQELNGKQDEPKSEQ; encoded by the exons ATGGAAGGTGTGGAACTTAAGGAAGAATGGCAAGATGAAGATTTTCCAAT ACCTTTACCAGAGGATGATAGTATGGAAGCAGATATATTAGCTGTAACTGGACCAGAGAGCCAGCCTG AACTTAATGGAAATAAGGTGAGAAAGAAACTCATGGCCCCAGACATTAGCCTGACCCTGGATCCTAGtgatggctctgtgctgtcagatgaTTTGGATGAAAGTGGAGAGATTGACTTAGATGGCTTAGACACGCCATCAGAGAACAGTAATGAATTTGAGTGGGAAG ATGATCTTCCAAAGCCCAAAACTACTGAAATTATTAGGAAAGGCTCAATTACCGAATACACAGcagcagaggaaaaagaagatggaCGACGCTGGCGTATGTTCAGAATTGGAGAACAGGACCACAGGGTTGATATGAAGGCAATTGAACCCTATAAAAAAGTTATCAGCCACGGAG GATATTATGGCGATGGATTAAATGCCATTGTTGTGTTTGCTGTATGTTTTATGCCTGAAAGTGGTCAACCCAACTATCGATACCTGATGGACAATCTCTTTAA gtATGTTATTGGCACTTTGGAGCTGTTAGTAGCAGAAAACTACATGATAGTTTATTTAAATGGTGCTACAACTCGAAGAAAAATGCCCAGTCTGGGATGGCTCAGGAAATGCTATCAGCAAATTGATAGAAG CTCAAAATTCAGCCAAAAAATTAGATACGTCTTTAATTTGGCAGAACTAGCGGAACTTGTCCCCATGGAATATGTTGGCATACCAGAATGCATAAAaca GTAtgaagaagaaaagttaaaaaagaaacaaaaaag AGTTGATCAAGAGCTTAATGGAAAACAGGATGAACCGAAAAGTGAACAGTAA